The Pogoniulus pusillus isolate bPogPus1 chromosome 28, bPogPus1.pri, whole genome shotgun sequence genome has a segment encoding these proteins:
- the NDUFA4 gene encoding cytochrome c oxidase subunit NDUFA4, with product MFRVILTHAKKHPSLIPLFVIIGSGGIGAGLYLMRLAMFNPDVSWDKKNNPEPWNKMSPSDQYKFYSVNVDYSKFKKDRPDF from the exons ATGTTTCGCGTTATACTCACCCACGCCAAGAAGCACCCCAGC tTGATCCCTCTATTCGTCATCATTGGATCAGGAGGCATTGGTGCCGGCCTATATCTCATGCGCTTGGCGATGTTCAACCCTGATGTCAG CTGGGACAAGAAAAACAATCCAGAGCCTTGGAACAAAATGTCTCCCAGTGACCAGTACAAG TTCTACTCAGTTAATGTAGACTACAGCAAATTTAAGAAGGACCGTCCTGACTTCTGA